A single genomic interval of Caldalkalibacillus uzonensis harbors:
- the sat gene encoding sulfate adenylyltransferase — protein sequence MSIQPHGGKLINLKASEEERKLLLAQCLIMKKIQVENRVISDIVLLAVGAYSPLKGFMGKEDYESVVSHMQLSNGKLWPIPITFPVSREVAEDIEEGSQVAILDNQLQYIAVLKVEEKFSYSKEKEAHHVFQTTDINHPGVAHLYRQGDVLLGGPIRLIQLPNMPFQEYHLEPEQSRKYFQEKGWNTVTAFQTRNPIHRAHEYIQKCALEITDGLFIHPLVGETKKDDVPADVRIKSYEVLLEHYYPQEKVCLSVFPAAMRYAGPREAVFHAICRKNYGCTHIIIGRDHAGVGNYYGTYDAQALIKSLPVEELGITPLCFEHAFYCQKCEGMTSYKTCPHESAHHVFLSGTKVRERLQQGLSLPPEFTRPQVAQVLKEAYQKRRVSRK from the coding sequence ATGTCTATACAACCCCATGGAGGCAAGCTTATCAATTTGAAGGCATCTGAAGAGGAAAGAAAACTGTTATTGGCTCAATGCCTGATCATGAAGAAAATACAAGTAGAAAACAGGGTTATTTCGGATATTGTCCTTTTGGCTGTAGGTGCTTATAGCCCATTAAAGGGATTTATGGGTAAAGAAGATTACGAGTCTGTTGTTTCTCATATGCAGCTTTCTAATGGTAAGTTATGGCCGATACCTATCACATTTCCGGTTTCTAGGGAAGTTGCCGAAGACATTGAGGAAGGATCCCAAGTTGCTATACTTGATAACCAGCTGCAATATATTGCAGTTTTGAAGGTGGAGGAGAAATTTTCATATAGTAAGGAAAAAGAAGCCCACCACGTCTTTCAAACAACGGATATCAATCATCCGGGGGTGGCTCATCTTTATCGTCAGGGTGATGTATTATTAGGAGGGCCAATCCGTTTGATTCAACTCCCCAATATGCCTTTCCAAGAATATCATTTGGAGCCCGAGCAGTCAAGGAAGTACTTTCAGGAAAAGGGATGGAATACGGTCACTGCCTTTCAAACACGAAACCCTATTCACCGCGCCCATGAGTATATACAAAAATGTGCCTTGGAAATCACGGATGGACTCTTCATTCATCCGCTTGTCGGAGAGACGAAAAAAGATGATGTGCCTGCGGATGTGCGCATCAAGAGTTACGAGGTGCTTTTGGAGCATTATTATCCTCAAGAAAAAGTATGTTTATCTGTCTTTCCGGCAGCCATGCGTTATGCGGGCCCTAGGGAGGCGGTCTTTCATGCCATTTGTCGTAAGAATTATGGATGTACGCATATCATTATCGGACGTGATCATGCAGGGGTAGGGAACTATTACGGAACCTATGATGCCCAAGCACTGATCAAAAGTTTGCCTGTCGAGGAGCTGGGAATCACTCCGTTGTGTTTTGAACATGCGTTCTATTGCCAAAAGTGTGAGGGAATGACTAGCTATAAAACATGTCCACATGAATCAGCCCATCATGTGTTTCTCAGCGGAACCAAGGTAAGAGAGAGATTGCAACAAGGGCTCTCTTTACCACCAGAATTCACAAGACCACAAGTGGCACAAGTTCTTAAGGAAGCATATCAAAAGAGGAGAGTCAGCAGGAAATAA
- the aepY gene encoding phosphonopyruvate decarboxylase → MLDTKKFGELLKKSGFSFYSGVPCSFLKNFINYAINECEYIAAANEGDAVAIASGAFIGGKKSVVLMQNSGLSNAVSPLVSLNYPFRLPVLGFVSLRGEPGKPDEPQHELMGRITTELLELMQIKWQYLSSDIQEAKHQVEQANRWIEKNQPFFFVVKKGTFGEEILRKKSLSSHSNQVILMKKEEDQLPVRFQVLEVINRFKDNQTVQLVTTGKTGRELYEIEDAPNNFYMVGSMGCVSSLGLGLALTQTNKDIIVIDGDGSLLMRMGSLATNGYYHPHNMLHLLLDNHTYDSTGGQNTVSHNVNFIKIAAAAGYEKCIYIHNVQELVSTIKEWKKSRGLTFVYMKIAKGSKKNLGRPKIKPHEVKERLQHFLRGNTDGGVYK, encoded by the coding sequence ATGCTAGACACCAAAAAATTTGGGGAATTGCTAAAAAAGTCTGGGTTTTCATTTTACAGCGGAGTGCCTTGCTCTTTTTTAAAGAATTTCATTAATTATGCGATTAACGAATGTGAATATATCGCTGCTGCAAATGAAGGAGATGCAGTAGCCATAGCATCTGGTGCTTTTATTGGGGGGAAAAAGTCGGTTGTTCTCATGCAAAATTCAGGTCTGTCTAATGCTGTTTCACCTTTAGTTTCTTTGAACTATCCCTTTAGGCTGCCAGTGCTTGGATTTGTCAGCCTCCGAGGAGAACCGGGTAAACCTGATGAACCTCAACATGAACTGATGGGGCGAATTACAACGGAGTTATTGGAATTAATGCAAATCAAATGGCAGTATTTATCGAGTGATATACAGGAAGCCAAACATCAAGTCGAACAAGCTAATCGATGGATTGAAAAGAATCAGCCCTTTTTCTTTGTTGTTAAAAAAGGAACGTTTGGAGAGGAGATTCTAAGGAAAAAAAGTCTCTCTTCACATTCGAACCAAGTGATATTGATGAAAAAAGAAGAGGATCAGCTCCCCGTACGGTTTCAAGTATTGGAGGTCATTAATCGATTCAAAGACAACCAAACCGTACAACTGGTAACCACGGGAAAAACTGGACGAGAATTATATGAGATTGAAGATGCACCCAACAATTTCTACATGGTTGGTTCCATGGGGTGTGTCAGCTCACTTGGCCTTGGCTTAGCCCTAACCCAAACAAATAAGGATATCATCGTTATTGATGGTGATGGTTCCTTGTTGATGCGCATGGGAAGTTTGGCCACGAACGGGTACTATCACCCCCACAATATGCTTCATCTACTATTAGATAATCATACGTATGATTCGACAGGGGGACAAAATACAGTCTCTCACAATGTGAATTTTATCAAGATAGCTGCCGCCGCAGGCTATGAGAAATGCATCTATATTCATAATGTACAAGAGTTAGTATCCACTATAAAAGAATGGAAAAAATCAAGAGGATTGACTTTTGTTTATATGAAAATAGCAAAGGGATCCAAGAAAAACCTTGGCCGTCCGAAAATCAAACCGCATGAAGTTAAGGAAAGATTACAACATTTTTTAAGAGGCAATACAGACGGAGGAGTGTATAAATGA
- a CDS encoding YheC/YheD family protein, with amino-acid sequence MKPERNKWERYKFMKTSEWLAPYLPETRKLNKNNFWAMINKFGTVYLKPIRGRRGEGIIKISLKEDNVFEMHHENKRKTIRSEKEAYSYIQKKMKSRSYIVQQPVRLTEINGRPIDFRVIVQRRNLDEPWTVTAKVVKVAGKGYIVTNHARSKGTILTVEEAIQKSPLKKLCQEELLFNIDRIALLASQELTRHYPYHRIYGYDIGVEPDGKIMIIEANSDPMFFHFRQLKDKTMYRRIMEYKRG; translated from the coding sequence ATGAAACCGGAACGAAATAAGTGGGAAAGATATAAGTTTATGAAAACTTCAGAGTGGTTGGCACCCTACTTACCTGAAACCCGAAAACTGAACAAAAATAACTTTTGGGCCATGATCAATAAATTCGGAACTGTATATCTTAAGCCAATCAGAGGTCGAAGGGGGGAAGGTATCATTAAAATATCTTTAAAAGAAGACAATGTCTTTGAAATGCACCACGAAAATAAAAGAAAAACGATACGTAGTGAAAAAGAGGCTTATTCTTATATACAAAAGAAAATGAAATCTCGTAGTTATATAGTCCAACAGCCTGTCCGCCTTACTGAAATCAATGGCCGTCCGATAGATTTCAGAGTGATTGTACAACGTAGAAATCTAGATGAACCTTGGACGGTAACTGCAAAAGTGGTAAAAGTTGCAGGTAAAGGGTATATCGTGACCAATCATGCAAGAAGTAAAGGGACAATTTTAACCGTTGAAGAGGCCATTCAAAAATCACCACTTAAAAAGCTCTGTCAAGAAGAATTATTATTTAATATCGATCGGATTGCCTTACTGGCTTCGCAAGAATTAACTAGACATTACCCATATCATCGTATTTACGGATATGATATCGGGGTTGAGCCTGATGGAAAGATCATGATTATTGAAGCTAATTCAGACCCAATGTTTTTTCATTTCCGCCAACTTAAAGATAAAACGATGTATCGTCGCATTATGGAATATAAAAGAGGTTAA
- the aepX gene encoding phosphoenolpyruvate mutase produces MKKTTKLKKLLNSQNLEFLMEAHNGLSAKIVEEAGFKGIWASGLSISASLGVRDNNEASWTQVLEVIEFMSDATSIPILLDGDTGYGNFNNARRLVKKLEQRHIAGVCIEDKLFPKTNSFIKGEAQPLADINEFCGKIKAMKDTQLDDDFCVVARVEAFIAGLGLKEALRRAEAYRQAGADAILIHSKRSDVTEIESFMKEWKGRLPVIIVPTKYYSTPTKHFRDMGVSVVIWANHNLRASIMAMQGISKQIFQDETLIHVEGNIVTVDEVFRLQNHSEFEEAEKKYLPSNNKKVTKT; encoded by the coding sequence ATGAAAAAAACTACAAAACTAAAAAAATTATTAAACTCACAAAATCTAGAATTTTTAATGGAAGCGCATAACGGCCTATCGGCCAAAATTGTGGAGGAAGCCGGTTTTAAAGGGATTTGGGCCAGTGGATTATCTATCTCTGCAAGTTTAGGTGTGAGGGACAATAATGAGGCTTCATGGACACAAGTATTAGAAGTAATAGAGTTTATGAGTGACGCCACTTCTATACCTATCTTATTGGACGGAGATACAGGTTACGGGAACTTCAATAATGCAAGGAGACTGGTCAAAAAGTTAGAGCAACGTCATATCGCAGGGGTCTGTATTGAAGATAAACTTTTTCCGAAAACTAATTCTTTTATTAAAGGCGAGGCTCAACCACTTGCCGACATAAATGAATTTTGCGGAAAAATAAAAGCGATGAAAGACACTCAACTAGATGATGATTTTTGTGTAGTGGCAAGAGTCGAAGCTTTTATTGCCGGATTAGGACTTAAAGAAGCCTTACGACGGGCAGAGGCGTATCGTCAAGCCGGTGCTGATGCCATTCTTATACACAGTAAAAGATCAGATGTCACTGAAATTGAATCTTTTATGAAAGAATGGAAAGGAAGGCTACCCGTTATCATTGTCCCTACGAAATACTATTCTACTCCAACCAAACATTTCAGAGACATGGGCGTCAGTGTTGTCATTTGGGCTAATCATAATTTAAGGGCCTCGATTATGGCGATGCAAGGTATATCCAAGCAAATATTTCAGGATGAAACACTCATTCATGTCGAAGGCAACATCGTAACAGTTGATGAAGTATTTAGACTTCAAAATCACAGTGAGTTTGAAGAAGCGGAAAAAAAATACCTTCCATCTAATAATAAGAAAGTAACTAAAACTTAA
- a CDS encoding phytanoyl-CoA dioxygenase family protein — protein sequence MIYLQQLTKEHLEKWKQDGCLYLPCEQLYNSEIKQNLIDWVEEVQNLPETTGKWMKYYEKSLKDGSRILNRVENFLPYHEKLNKFLNGKWMLGIVSQLFEEPAVLFKDKINFKLPGGEGFKPHQDAQAGWDRYGQTLHISVAVCIDEATPENGCLECALGEHKKGLLGPMFKELPRNVVEKLDWVSFEMKPGDIIIFDSYTPHRSGPNLTDTIRRMVFLTFNKLSEGDYRAKYFADKRKSFPPDIERKPGKTYRYKI from the coding sequence ATGATTTATCTTCAACAATTAACGAAAGAACATCTTGAAAAATGGAAACAAGATGGGTGTCTCTATTTACCTTGTGAACAGCTTTACAATTCTGAAATAAAACAGAATCTAATAGATTGGGTGGAAGAAGTACAGAATCTTCCTGAAACAACAGGTAAATGGATGAAATATTACGAGAAAAGTTTAAAAGATGGTTCCAGAATCTTAAACAGAGTAGAAAATTTTTTACCTTACCATGAAAAATTAAATAAATTCTTAAATGGGAAATGGATGCTTGGGATCGTTTCACAACTGTTTGAAGAACCTGCAGTACTTTTTAAAGATAAAATAAATTTCAAACTTCCAGGTGGTGAAGGCTTTAAGCCCCATCAAGACGCCCAGGCCGGATGGGATAGATATGGTCAAACTTTGCATATTTCTGTTGCCGTTTGTATAGATGAAGCAACTCCTGAAAATGGTTGTTTGGAGTGTGCTCTCGGGGAACATAAAAAAGGACTGCTTGGGCCTATGTTTAAAGAACTACCGAGAAATGTAGTTGAAAAATTAGATTGGGTCTCTTTCGAAATGAAACCAGGCGATATCATCATCTTTGATTCTTACACACCACACCGTTCAGGACCAAATCTAACAGATACAATAAGAAGAATGGTTTTTTTAACGTTTAATAAGCTTTCTGAAGGTGACTATCGAGCTAAATATTTTGCGGATAAGCGAAAAAGTTTTCCTCCGGATATCGAACGAAAGCCAGGAAAAACTTATCGTTATAAAATATAG
- a CDS encoding NUDIX hydrolase, with protein MKIPKHRLSAGAIVRDEYQHILLIKNKYRGWEYPGGFVNNRESIQDGAIREVEEETGIQVKIIDLIGVYQNKQASSCHFLFFATPLSGQLKFNDESEGIGYFTIEEALQMISQTTCKERVLHSTHENNWPYLYINS; from the coding sequence ATGAAGATACCTAAACATAGACTGTCAGCTGGTGCAATAGTACGTGATGAGTATCAGCATATTTTGTTAATAAAAAATAAATATAGAGGTTGGGAATATCCAGGAGGATTTGTTAACAACAGAGAATCCATACAAGATGGTGCTATACGAGAAGTTGAAGAAGAGACAGGAATTCAAGTTAAAATCATTGACTTGATCGGAGTTTATCAAAATAAACAAGCAAGCAGTTGCCATTTTTTGTTTTTTGCGACTCCCTTATCCGGTCAATTAAAGTTCAATGATGAGAGTGAAGGTATTGGCTACTTTACAATTGAAGAAGCATTGCAAATGATTAGTCAAACAACATGTAAAGAACGTGTTCTTCATAGTACCCATGAAAATAATTGGCCATACCTATATATTAATTCATGA
- a CDS encoding phosphocholine cytidylyltransferase family protein — MIKTAVILAAGRGRRLHKISQYAPKGLLVIENKSIIEESIDKLLDAGITHIQIGTGYKEEKLRFLAQKNPGIRFTVNHHFANTGNLYTLLLMKDQIQEDFLLLESDIIYEKKALRSILDDSHSNVILASDLTQSGDEFFIECDDKHFFKKMKKQSSFLSRIDGEFVGISKISYSTFELMCQLAKEMLEENPMLDYEEALNRTAEHSSFFMKKVADLAWCEIDNEEHLKRATSVVYPRIKSKDKSL; from the coding sequence ATGATTAAAACAGCAGTGATCTTAGCCGCAGGAAGAGGTAGGCGCCTGCATAAAATTTCTCAATATGCACCAAAGGGTTTACTGGTTATAGAAAACAAATCGATCATTGAAGAATCTATAGACAAGTTATTAGATGCAGGAATCACACATATTCAGATCGGAACGGGCTATAAGGAAGAAAAATTAAGATTTCTGGCACAGAAAAATCCCGGTATCCGATTTACTGTTAATCATCATTTTGCTAATACCGGGAACCTATATACATTACTGTTGATGAAAGATCAAATTCAAGAGGATTTTTTATTATTGGAATCTGACATCATATACGAGAAGAAGGCCTTACGATCAATCCTCGATGATTCGCATTCCAATGTAATACTCGCAAGTGATTTAACTCAATCAGGAGATGAATTTTTCATTGAATGTGACGACAAACATTTTTTTAAGAAAATGAAAAAACAATCTTCATTTCTATCTAGGATTGATGGTGAATTCGTAGGTATTTCAAAAATATCTTATAGTACTTTTGAACTTATGTGTCAGTTAGCAAAGGAAATGTTAGAGGAAAATCCAATGTTGGATTATGAAGAAGCCCTCAATCGAACAGCTGAGCACTCTTCTTTTTTCATGAAAAAAGTAGCAGACTTGGCTTGGTGTGAGATTGATAATGAGGAGCATCTGAAAAGAGCGACTTCAGTTGTCTATCCTCGTATTAAGTCAAAAGACAAATCGCTATAA
- a CDS encoding helix-turn-helix domain-containing protein, with amino-acid sequence MEKNDKEILIIDVSGYLKSLKPKYRGGCPRTFTEELRAAIIELAQIPPKTLGLPFTGG; translated from the coding sequence ATGGAAAAAAACGATAAAGAAATACTTATCATAGACGTTTCCGGTTACCTGAAGTCGCTCAAGCCCAAGTACAGAGGAGGGTGTCCCCGTACGTTTACGGAAGAACTACGGGCGGCAATCATCGAATTGGCTCAGATCCCGCCCAAAACGTTGGGGCTGCCGTTTACCGGTGGATAG